The following are from one region of the Eubacterium sp. MSJ-33 genome:
- the mnmA gene encoding tRNA 2-thiouridine(34) synthase MnmA: MNKKALIAMSGGVDSSVAAYLMKEKGYECIGATMKLYQNDDIVINKEHTCCSLDDIEDARAVAQRLGMDYYVMNFKEHFKEQVMDKFVHCYECGITPNPCIDCNRYLKFEYLYHRATELGLDYVVTGHYAQIAQDESTGRYLLKKAVDAGKDQSYVLYSLTQDQLAHTQFPLGGMPKSETRAIAEAHGFVNAKKHDSQDICFVPDGNYAKFIEQHACKVYPEGDFVDVHGNVLGRHKGIIHYTVGQRKGLGLALKEPMYVMEIDTEKNQVVLGRNEDLFSRRLIAEDVNLISIERLDAPLRVTAKVRYRHAEAPAAVNPLPDGRIEVVFDEPQRAITKGQAVVLYDGDIVVGGGTICETEKLY, translated from the coding sequence ATGAATAAGAAAGCATTGATCGCAATGAGCGGAGGTGTTGACAGCAGCGTCGCCGCCTATCTTATGAAAGAAAAGGGCTACGAATGCATCGGCGCCACGATGAAATTATATCAAAATGATGATATCGTTATCAACAAGGAGCACACCTGCTGTTCCTTAGACGACATCGAGGATGCCCGTGCCGTGGCACAGCGGCTGGGCATGGATTATTATGTCATGAACTTCAAGGAGCATTTCAAGGAGCAGGTCATGGACAAGTTTGTACACTGCTACGAATGTGGCATCACGCCGAATCCATGCATCGACTGTAACCGCTATCTGAAGTTCGAGTATCTGTATCATCGCGCCACAGAACTGGGGCTCGATTATGTCGTAACCGGACATTATGCACAGATCGCGCAGGATGAATCGACCGGTCGTTATCTGTTGAAGAAAGCCGTCGACGCGGGCAAGGATCAAAGCTATGTGCTTTATTCCCTGACGCAGGATCAGCTTGCACATACCCAGTTCCCACTCGGCGGTATGCCAAAGAGTGAGACGCGTGCCATTGCCGAAGCACATGGGTTTGTCAATGCGAAAAAACATGACAGTCAGGATATCTGCTTTGTCCCGGACGGAAACTATGCAAAGTTTATCGAACAGCACGCATGCAAGGTCTATCCGGAGGGTGATTTCGTCGATGTCCACGGCAATGTCTTAGGGCGTCACAAGGGCATCATCCATTATACGGTCGGACAGAGAAAGGGGCTTGGTCTCGCCCTGAAAGAGCCGATGTATGTTATGGAGATTGACACGGAAAAAAATCAGGTCGTGCTTGGACGAAATGAAGATCTCTTCTCCCGTCGTCTCATCGCAGAGGATGTGAACCTCATCTCCATCGAACGATTAGATGCACCGCTCCGTGTCACGGCAAAGGTGCGGTATCGTCACGCGGAAGCACCGGCTGCCGTAAATCCATTACCGGATGGCAGGATTGAAGTTGTCTTCGATGAGCCGCAGCGCGCCATCACCAAAGGGCAGGCGGTTGTCCTGTACGACGGAGACATCGTGGTTGGCGGCGGCACGATCTGCGAGACAGAGAAATTATATTAG
- a CDS encoding serine O-acetyltransferase: MGTIVTKTIQAATARLKQNYEEQKIFDMSLGDCVPDRDAIISIIEGLRTVTFPGFFGSENMAYVSKDNFAGSTLAILYERLFKQIRVALKFDNRALADTEIRAKAEEYTSTFIAKIPDIQAMILKDVDAEFNGDPAAKDHQDIILSYPGIFTIFVYRYAHVLYELKVPYIPRIMTEYAHGLTGIDINPGATIGEYFCIDHGTGIVIGETTTIGEHVKIYQGVTLGALSTRKGQLLSGVKRHPTIENNVVIYANTTILGGETVIGENSVVAGNSFVTTSIPANTKVASMQPELEIKEQK; encoded by the coding sequence ATGGGAACAATTGTAACAAAGACGATTCAGGCGGCGACCGCGCGCCTGAAGCAAAATTATGAAGAACAGAAGATTTTTGACATGTCGCTGGGTGACTGCGTACCGGATCGGGATGCCATTATCTCGATTATTGAAGGACTGCGCACGGTCACATTTCCGGGATTTTTCGGTTCCGAGAATATGGCGTATGTGTCAAAGGATAATTTCGCCGGAAGCACACTGGCGATCCTCTATGAAAGATTATTCAAGCAGATTCGTGTTGCATTAAAATTCGACAACCGCGCTCTGGCAGATACAGAAATCCGTGCGAAAGCAGAGGAGTATACGTCGACATTTATTGCGAAGATTCCGGACATTCAGGCGATGATCTTAAAGGATGTGGATGCGGAGTTTAACGGCGATCCGGCAGCAAAGGATCATCAGGATATCATCCTTTCTTATCCGGGTATCTTTACGATTTTTGTATATCGGTATGCACATGTGTTATATGAATTAAAGGTTCCATATATTCCACGTATTATGACGGAATACGCACATGGACTGACCGGAATCGACATCAATCCGGGCGCAACGATCGGTGAATATTTCTGTATCGACCACGGTACTGGTATTGTCATCGGTGAGACAACGACGATCGGTGAGCATGTGAAGATCTATCAGGGCGTGACGCTCGGTGCGTTGTCAACAAGAAAAGGCCAGTTGTTATCGGGGGTGAAAAGACATCCGACGATCGAGAATAATGTGGTGATTTATGCGAATACTACTATCTTAGGTGGCGAGACAGTGATCGGTGAGAATTCGGTTGTAGCCGGTAACTCTTTTGTCACGACATCCATTCCGGCGAATACAAAGGTCGCTTCCATGCAGCCGGAACTGGAAATAAAAGAGCAGAAGTAG
- a CDS encoding zinc dependent phospholipase C family protein, with translation MQTKDHFALGRYLAHAFEIKEPAKRYAFVVGNIMPDVNKGSYIHGYFQLLCAHRRQTDAGPLSLNDHRRMLIGGHTAEGSRFFVNRMYRVLRRKNRLSVYDYYRLGKAIHYLADRFTYPHTMGYADGFFAHIRYEKELHMYMRDMLAILPNMRVAVEICFARTSFNSLYRSYRREQDGIGTVLHDCFHILAVCIAYLENILYNKKEIGCKKSKHSDMHTQENEK, from the coding sequence ATGCAGACCAAAGATCATTTCGCCCTCGGGCGATATCTTGCACATGCATTTGAAATCAAAGAACCAGCAAAAAGATACGCATTTGTGGTGGGAAATATCATGCCGGATGTCAACAAAGGCTCGTACATCCACGGATATTTTCAACTGCTGTGCGCCCATAGACGACAAACGGACGCGGGACCTTTGTCGCTGAATGACCATCGGCGTATGCTGATCGGTGGCCATACAGCGGAAGGGTCTCGTTTTTTCGTCAATCGGATGTACCGCGTACTCCGGAGAAAGAACCGATTGTCCGTGTATGATTATTACAGGCTTGGGAAAGCGATACATTATCTGGCAGACCGTTTTACCTACCCACATACGATGGGGTATGCAGATGGATTTTTTGCGCACATCCGTTATGAAAAAGAACTGCATATGTATATGCGTGACATGTTAGCCATCCTGCCGAATATGCGTGTAGCAGTGGAAATATGTTTTGCGCGGACAAGCTTTAACAGCCTCTATCGTTCGTATCGGAGGGAACAAGACGGAATCGGAACGGTTTTGCACGATTGCTTTCATATTCTGGCGGTTTGTATTGCTTATTTGGAAAATATCTTATATAATAAGAAGGAAATAGGATGCAAAAAAAGTAAACATTCTGATATGCATACACAAGAAAATGAAAAGTGA
- a CDS encoding GGDEF and EAL domain-containing protein: protein MDKSEFESRYFDLVANAPGKTFLFYGNIKEDTTRWSASAVEYFGLPGEVFGDSTREWISRIHPEDVEQYTEDIMELFHGVTPYHNCEYRIKNAQGEYVWVNCRGYMTYDADGNADWFGGLVTNMGHRTKIDAVTNLWTLYQFRSELNRLLDDHAHGGILMIGLENFKRINAEYSYEFGDKVLAQISEKLLEGVHHNCHVFRMDGANFAVIMQDAGVERVVEYKNFVEDFMKNLVVSGQPVHLRFKSAAAFFPEDGEFLDQIQSNLFYALDHAKLTNTEDVVFYSKELFAQKKYTTRLKDTIRECVEEDCKGFRIVMQPVVETKSEECDAAEVLLRFTHPEFGVIGPMDFIPILENSKEIIRVGKWVIDQSLQTLDKWREQIGHMPLKRLQINVSYIQFKDPTLLDYVVERLDHYQIPHDAIMLELTESCRVEHTSFLSDVLQTFKDAGISIALDDFGTGYASLTVLKDIPADMVKLDHTMTRSITEKPKDKALIEFIVSYCKKVGIAVCAEGVEKVEALSIVRNAGVECIQGYYYDKPLELDTFYRKYVR from the coding sequence GTGGACAAATCAGAATTTGAATCGCGTTATTTTGACCTGGTGGCAAATGCACCGGGCAAAACGTTTTTATTTTATGGAAATATCAAAGAAGATACAACACGCTGGTCCGCATCGGCAGTGGAATATTTTGGTTTGCCGGGAGAGGTGTTCGGTGATTCCACGCGGGAATGGATCAGCCGGATTCACCCGGAGGATGTGGAACAGTATACAGAGGATATCATGGAGCTGTTTCATGGTGTGACGCCGTATCATAACTGCGAGTACCGCATCAAGAACGCACAGGGAGAGTATGTGTGGGTGAACTGCCGCGGGTATATGACGTATGATGCGGACGGAAACGCAGACTGGTTTGGCGGACTTGTCACGAACATGGGACATCGGACGAAGATTGATGCAGTAACCAATCTATGGACGCTGTATCAGTTCCGGAGTGAATTAAACCGCCTGCTCGATGACCACGCCCATGGCGGGATATTGATGATCGGTCTGGAAAATTTCAAGCGGATCAATGCAGAGTACAGCTATGAGTTTGGCGACAAGGTATTGGCGCAGATCAGTGAGAAGCTGTTGGAGGGTGTGCATCATAACTGCCACGTGTTCCGGATGGATGGTGCGAATTTTGCTGTAATCATGCAGGATGCCGGCGTGGAACGAGTTGTAGAATATAAGAATTTCGTTGAGGATTTTATGAAGAATCTCGTTGTCTCCGGACAGCCGGTGCACCTGCGGTTTAAGTCGGCGGCTGCATTCTTTCCGGAGGATGGGGAGTTTTTAGACCAGATACAGAGTAATCTGTTCTATGCGCTCGACCATGCGAAGCTGACGAATACCGAAGATGTTGTATTTTACAGCAAGGAATTATTTGCGCAGAAGAAATATACCACAAGATTGAAGGATACAATTCGGGAATGTGTCGAGGAAGACTGCAAGGGCTTCCGTATCGTAATGCAGCCGGTGGTGGAGACAAAGAGCGAAGAATGTGATGCTGCGGAAGTATTGCTACGATTTACACATCCGGAATTCGGTGTGATCGGGCCGATGGATTTCATTCCGATACTGGAGAACTCCAAGGAGATCATCCGGGTTGGTAAATGGGTGATTGACCAGTCGTTGCAGACACTTGACAAGTGGCGGGAGCAGATTGGACATATGCCATTAAAGCGTTTGCAGATTAATGTTTCTTACATACAATTTAAAGATCCGACGCTTTTGGATTACGTTGTGGAACGTCTGGATCATTACCAGATTCCGCATGATGCGATTATGCTGGAACTGACGGAGAGCTGTCGTGTGGAGCACACGTCATTTTTATCGGATGTTCTGCAGACTTTCAAGGATGCGGGCATCAGCATTGCGCTGGATGATTTCGGAACCGGATATGCATCACTTACAGTACTTAAGGATATCCCTGCCGACATGGTAAAGCTAGACCATACGATGACACGAAGCATCACGGAAAAGCCGAAAGACAAGGCGCTGATCGAGTTCATCGTGAGCTATTGCAAGAAGGTCGGAATTGCCGTCTGTGCCGAGGGTGTCGAGAAGGTGGAAGCCCTCTCCATCGTGCGTAACGCGGGCGTTGAATGCATCCAGGGGTACTACTACGACAAGCCGCTGGAACTCGATACATTCTACCGGAAATATGTAAGATAA
- a CDS encoding DUF285 domain-containing protein produces the protein MLAGKEEIERQKIFGRDHFVYEENSYFIDVNDDSERMWFQNRIGVPNYKWFLEGTGDKHWVLYNPTCFMPTKNWNGKKILKFNYRDFKGGRLEVPINASSCCGMFSWVTLPEGFQIGGLFNTRGIKDMNLMFAGCVMPKGFSLGDHFHTREVEDMRYMFYQSSVSEAFDFGKIFDTTHVTNMEYMFSECRIPDGLKFPERFVTSQVTNMDHMFYESVFLGKTDFGEGFVIAPGTNTTDMFTDCMFGEEKIDNQYNQDFNYVKSRLS, from the coding sequence ATGCTAGCCGGAAAAGAAGAAATCGAACGTCAGAAAATATTCGGTCGTGACCACTTTGTATATGAAGAAAATTCCTATTTTATCGATGTCAATGATGACTCCGAGCGTATGTGGTTCCAAAACCGGATCGGTGTACCAAACTATAAATGGTTTTTGGAAGGCACCGGTGACAAGCACTGGGTTCTCTACAATCCAACTTGTTTTATGCCAACGAAAAACTGGAACGGAAAAAAGATTTTAAAGTTTAATTATCGTGATTTCAAGGGTGGTAGATTGGAAGTTCCAATCAACGCAAGCAGCTGCTGTGGTATGTTTTCCTGGGTAACTCTTCCAGAAGGATTCCAGATCGGCGGATTGTTCAACACGCGCGGCATCAAGGATATGAACCTGATGTTCGCGGGCTGCGTCATGCCGAAGGGATTTTCTTTGGGCGACCATTTCCATACAAGGGAGGTCGAGGACATGCGTTACATGTTCTACCAGAGCTCCGTATCGGAGGCATTTGATTTCGGCAAGATCTTCGATACGACCCATGTCACAAACATGGAGTACATGTTCTCAGAGTGTCGTATTCCGGACGGCTTGAAGTTCCCGGAGCGTTTCGTGACTTCCCAGGTAACAAATATGGATCACATGTTCTATGAGAGCGTTTTCCTCGGCAAGACCGACTTCGGCGAAGGCTTCGTCATAGCGCCGGGCACAAACACGACAGATATGTTCACGGACTGCATGTTCGGAGAAGAGAAGATTGACAACCAGTATAACCAAGATTTCAACTACGTAAAGTCAAGACTAAGTTGA
- a CDS encoding RNA polymerase sigma factor, with product MRIPIRILIDEYQSHLYRIAFNICKNREDAEDIVQDTFVQYHIANKEYDDESHIRAWLMRVTINKSRNTLRSFWRKHRQSLESYMEELNFPDSQSEELFEAVMKLPEKQRTVIHLFYYEDYSIKEIAEILHVSESNVKVRLNRGRAALRKIIKEDWNYDES from the coding sequence ATGAGAATACCAATACGCATATTGATTGACGAATATCAATCTCATTTATACAGGATTGCCTTCAACATATGCAAGAACCGGGAAGATGCAGAGGATATCGTACAGGACACATTCGTGCAATACCATATTGCAAATAAGGAATACGATGACGAGTCGCACATCCGTGCCTGGCTGATGCGGGTTACGATCAACAAATCCAGGAACACACTCCGGTCGTTCTGGCGGAAGCACCGGCAATCCCTTGAATCCTATATGGAAGAGCTGAATTTTCCGGATTCACAGAGTGAAGAATTATTTGAAGCGGTTATGAAGCTTCCTGAGAAACAACGCACCGTGATTCATCTCTTTTATTATGAGGATTATTCCATCAAAGAAATCGCAGAGATTCTGCATGTAAGCGAGAGCAACGTCAAGGTTCGCCTGAACCGTGGACGTGCTGCTCTCCGCAAGATAATTAAGGAGGATTGGAACTATGACGAATCATGA
- a CDS encoding ABC transporter substrate-binding protein: MRKFKKFLAVASVAAMTLSLCACGGKKDDTYTVGICQLVQHEALDAATKGFKDALVEEFGEDGIKFDEQNAQGDPNTCSTIINGFVSSDVDLILANATPALQAAAAGTDTIPILGTSVTEYGVALEISDFNGTVGRNISGTSDLAPLESQADMIKELFPDAKKVGLLYCSAEANSQYQVDTVKAALEKLGYTCEYYSFSDSNDLSTVTTSAANASDVIYVPTDNTVAANTEIIKNICMPAKTPVVAGEEGICKGCGVATLSISYYDLGVATGKMAAKILKGESKIEEMPIEYAPQFTKKYNKDICDELGITVPDDYEVIANE; this comes from the coding sequence ATGAGAAAATTCAAGAAATTCCTTGCTGTTGCATCTGTTGCTGCAATGACACTTTCCCTTTGCGCCTGTGGAGGCAAGAAGGATGATACTTATACGGTAGGTATCTGTCAGTTAGTACAGCATGAGGCACTCGATGCCGCAACAAAGGGCTTTAAGGATGCTTTGGTAGAAGAGTTTGGTGAAGACGGAATCAAGTTTGATGAGCAGAACGCACAGGGCGATCCAAATACCTGTTCAACAATCATCAACGGTTTTGTGAGCAGTGATGTAGATTTGATCCTTGCAAATGCAACGCCTGCATTACAGGCAGCAGCAGCTGGTACAGACACAATTCCGATTCTTGGTACATCCGTAACAGAATATGGTGTTGCACTTGAGATTTCCGATTTTAACGGTACAGTTGGCAGAAATATTTCCGGTACATCGGATCTTGCACCGTTGGAGAGCCAGGCAGACATGATCAAGGAGCTGTTCCCGGATGCAAAGAAGGTTGGTCTTCTTTATTGTTCTGCTGAGGCAAACTCACAGTATCAGGTAGATACGGTAAAGGCTGCTTTGGAGAAGCTTGGATATACATGTGAGTATTATTCATTCTCAGATTCCAATGACCTTTCGACTGTCACAACATCTGCAGCGAACGCAAGTGATGTAATCTATGTTCCGACGGACAACACAGTTGCTGCCAATACAGAGATCATCAAGAATATCTGTATGCCGGCAAAGACTCCGGTTGTTGCAGGTGAGGAAGGTATCTGTAAGGGCTGTGGTGTCGCTACACTTTCTATCAGCTACTATGATTTAGGTGTTGCAACAGGTAAGATGGCAGCGAAGATCCTGAAGGGTGAGTCTAAGATTGAGGAGATGCCAATCGAGTATGCACCACAGTTTACGAAGAAGTACAACAAGGATATCTGTGATGAGCTTGGTATAACCGTACCGGACGATTATGAGGTAATCGCAAACGAGTAA